The Nisaea sp. DNA segment GTCAGGCCAACGGCCTTGCTTTCATCCGGAACTTTCTCGACTGGGCTCCATGAGGGAGGGCGGCATGGACGACAGCGGCTCTGAAACACAGCTTCCGGCAGCCCCCACGGTCGAGATGCTGAACGAATTCGGCCCGGGCGATTTGCAGGATCTGTCTGATGCGGCCGAGGCTGCGATCATTGACGGTGGCGGTTTCGGCTGGATCTCGCCGCCGCCGCGGGAAACGCTGGAAGCGTTCTGGCGCGGGGTTCTGTTGATTCCCGAGCGTGATCTCTTTGTTGGCCGGATTGACGGTGTGATTGCCGGGTCCTGTCAGATCCAGAAACCGGCACGGAACAATGAGGCGCAGCGCCATACCTGTAGCCTGACCACTACCTTTGTCGCGCCCTGGGGTCGGGGGCATGGCCTGTCCCGGGACCTGGTCGAGATCGCGGAAAATCATGCACGGGACGAGGGCTTCAAGGTGCTGACGCTGGATG contains these protein-coding regions:
- a CDS encoding GNAT family N-acetyltransferase, whose translation is MDDSGSETQLPAAPTVEMLNEFGPGDLQDLSDAAEAAIIDGGGFGWISPPPRETLEAFWRGVLLIPERDLFVGRIDGVIAGSCQIQKPARNNEAQRHTCSLTTTFVAPWGRGHGLSRDLVEIAENHARDEGFKVLTLDVRETQHAAIRLYERLGYVRFGSLPHYAYVRDGFVSGHFYYKELDAA